A section of the Petrimonas sulfuriphila genome encodes:
- a CDS encoding TonB-dependent receptor, which yields MNVLKRNAVIVAALYAVTTPLLAQTSLDSLQRLPEVVVTERYGDREIRSSAPMRILLRKSIRNLNALQLSDVVKHFPGVTVKDFGGIGGLKAVSVRSLGASHTAVNYNGFTINDIQTGQIDIGRFALDNVDMISLNSGQSDNIFQPARLFASASVLNIQSAAPQVGPGKKVNGRASLKAGSFGMFNPAVSTNLKLNEKLSASLSGEWLSANGEYPYILHYGEAGRDSSSVEKRENTDVKNLRLEGALFANFSDKSSGNLRTYYYQSERGLPGATILYNTSGFSKQRLRDNTFFTQAHYLNNLSGRWALQANAKYNHGYVYYLDPEFLNAEGKLENRYRQNEFYGSVSALFRALENLSFSASTDVVMNNMSANLPDFAYPTRYTSLSSLAAKYVSDRLLATASLLYTQTSEHVRSGTAADNRHRLSPYSSLTFQPFEAIDFRLRAFYKNIFRLPTFNDLYYSRVGKRDLKPEDTHQFNIGFTYSTSAAERLPLLTMTTDAYFNKINNKIVAYPNRNIFEWSMMNFGSVEICGVDIALESAFALSSKVKLLAGSSFTFQDSRNKSNPGSPAYNHQLPYTPRFSGSGRAVVETPWLNAAYTLLWSGTRYTSAQNMPENRLSGYADHGISLSKSVEIKHNRIGLSVEALNLGNKNYEIVRNFPMPGRSFRGTISINF from the coding sequence ATGAATGTTTTAAAAAGAAATGCAGTAATCGTTGCCGCACTTTATGCGGTAACTACTCCGTTGCTGGCACAGACCAGCCTCGACAGCTTGCAGCGCCTGCCCGAAGTGGTGGTGACGGAGAGGTATGGCGACCGGGAAATCCGCTCGTCGGCTCCGATGCGTATTTTATTGCGAAAATCGATTCGGAACCTCAATGCGTTGCAGCTGTCCGACGTGGTTAAACACTTTCCCGGCGTTACCGTGAAGGACTTCGGGGGTATCGGCGGGCTCAAGGCCGTATCGGTACGCAGCCTCGGTGCCAGCCACACGGCGGTGAACTACAACGGCTTTACCATAAACGACATACAAACGGGACAAATAGATATCGGCCGGTTTGCCCTGGACAACGTCGATATGATCTCCCTGAACTCGGGACAAAGCGATAACATCTTTCAACCGGCCCGGCTGTTCGCGTCAGCCTCGGTACTGAACATCCAGAGCGCCGCACCACAGGTAGGCCCGGGAAAAAAGGTCAACGGGCGGGCTTCGCTCAAAGCCGGATCGTTCGGCATGTTCAACCCGGCAGTCTCCACCAACCTGAAACTTAACGAAAAGCTATCGGCATCGTTGAGCGGCGAATGGCTGTCGGCAAACGGTGAGTATCCGTACATCTTGCATTACGGTGAGGCCGGAAGAGACAGCTCATCGGTAGAGAAACGCGAAAATACCGATGTGAAGAACCTCCGGCTAGAGGGTGCCCTGTTCGCCAACTTTTCCGATAAAAGCAGCGGAAACCTGCGCACCTACTACTACCAGTCGGAACGCGGACTGCCCGGAGCCACCATCCTCTACAACACGTCCGGCTTTTCCAAACAACGGCTCCGGGACAACACCTTCTTCACGCAGGCACACTACCTCAACAACCTCTCCGGGCGGTGGGCCTTACAGGCAAATGCCAAGTATAACCACGGCTATGTGTATTACCTCGATCCGGAATTTTTAAATGCGGAAGGGAAACTGGAAAACAGGTACCGGCAAAACGAATTTTACGGATCGGTTTCTGCCCTGTTCAGGGCGTTGGAGAACCTCTCGTTCTCGGCATCAACGGATGTCGTGATGAACAACATGTCGGCCAATCTACCGGATTTTGCCTACCCCACCCGCTACACCTCACTCTCGAGCCTTGCCGCGAAGTACGTCTCCGACCGGCTCCTGGCCACGGCCAGCCTGCTTTACACACAGACATCGGAGCACGTACGGTCGGGTACGGCTGCAGACAACCGGCACAGGCTCTCCCCATACTCCAGCCTAACGTTCCAGCCTTTCGAAGCGATCGATTTCCGCCTGAGGGCGTTCTACAAAAATATTTTCCGGCTACCCACCTTCAACGACCTGTATTATTCGCGCGTGGGGAAACGGGACCTGAAACCCGAAGATACGCATCAGTTCAACATAGGGTTCACTTATTCCACGTCCGCGGCCGAACGGCTCCCGCTGCTGACAATGACCACAGATGCCTATTTCAACAAGATCAACAACAAGATTGTCGCCTACCCCAACCGGAACATCTTCGAGTGGAGCATGATGAACTTTGGCTCGGTGGAGATCTGCGGCGTGGACATTGCGCTGGAAAGTGCTTTTGCGCTTTCCTCCAAGGTAAAGCTGCTTGCCGGAAGTTCGTTCACCTTTCAGGATTCCCGAAACAAGTCCAACCCCGGCAGCCCAGCCTATAACCATCAATTGCCCTATACGCCCCGCTTCTCGGGTTCGGGCCGGGCTGTTGTGGAAACGCCCTGGCTAAACGCGGCTTACACGTTGCTGTGGTCGGGAACACGGTACACCTCGGCACAGAACATGCCGGAGAACAGGTTGAGCGGGTATGCCGATCACGGCATTTCGCTGTCGAAGAGTGTTGAGATAAAACACAACAGGATCGGCCTGTCGGTCGAGGCCCTCAACCTGGGAAACAAGAACTACGAGATCGTCCGCAACTTTCCGATGCCCGGACGGTCATTCAGGGGAACCATTTCCATAAACTTTTAA
- a CDS encoding YncE family protein, protein MKKYFVFILLLTTAFFTACTPETVIDETELPAKEAKRILILSEGFYGDNSASLAHYDFDKQVLTKDYFTSVNQRGLGDTANDAIRYGAKIYVVVNSSSTVEVIAANTGKSLKQIPMKTATNQAKQPRYAAAYGGKVYVTSHDDTVTRIDTTTLSIDGSVQVGADPEGICIANNNIYVANSGGMNFPNYDKTVSVIDLKSFTETKKIEVGLNPKRVYADKEGDVYVYSVGNYTTVPATFQKITPKGEVAAFDEVKNIMDFTLSGDRAFIYYKDYATSETVVSVFDCLNDKLLTGKLIADKSIAIPYSITVDPFNGDIYLTDAVEYVKILGNVYCYDKTGKRKFTLENPGYLPNRVLFLN, encoded by the coding sequence ATGAAGAAGTATTTTGTATTTATTCTGCTGCTCACAACTGCGTTTTTTACGGCCTGCACGCCCGAGACCGTTATCGATGAAACTGAACTTCCGGCAAAGGAAGCCAAGCGTATTCTGATCCTTTCCGAAGGATTTTACGGAGACAACAGCGCGTCGCTTGCGCATTACGACTTTGATAAACAGGTATTGACCAAGGATTATTTCACGTCTGTCAACCAAAGGGGTTTGGGCGACACAGCCAACGACGCCATCCGGTACGGAGCCAAAATCTACGTTGTGGTCAACTCGTCCAGCACCGTTGAGGTGATTGCCGCTAACACGGGGAAATCACTGAAACAGATCCCGATGAAAACCGCTACTAACCAGGCAAAGCAACCCCGGTATGCCGCGGCTTACGGAGGAAAAGTGTACGTCACTTCACACGATGACACCGTCACCCGCATCGACACCACAACACTGAGCATAGACGGTTCGGTGCAGGTGGGAGCAGATCCCGAAGGCATCTGTATCGCCAACAACAACATTTACGTGGCAAACTCGGGAGGGATGAATTTCCCCAACTACGACAAAACCGTTAGCGTAATCGACCTGAAGAGCTTTACGGAAACGAAAAAGATTGAGGTCGGTTTAAATCCCAAAAGGGTCTATGCCGATAAGGAAGGCGACGTTTATGTGTACTCGGTAGGCAACTATACAACGGTGCCGGCAACGTTTCAAAAGATCACCCCAAAAGGCGAGGTAGCCGCTTTTGATGAAGTGAAGAACATAATGGATTTCACCCTGTCCGGCGACAGGGCATTTATCTATTACAAGGATTACGCCACCTCTGAAACCGTGGTTTCTGTTTTTGACTGCCTGAACGACAAGCTACTCACCGGCAAGCTCATTGCCGACAAATCGATAGCTATTCCTTACTCCATTACCGTAGACCCCTTTAACGGCGATATTTACCTGACCGACGCCGTTGAATACGTGAAGATATTGGGAAATGTCTACTGCTACGACAAAACAGGAAAACGTAAGTTCACGCTCGAGAACCCGGGTTACCTGCCTAACAGGGTGCTGTTTCTGAACTAA
- a CDS encoding peptidoglycan DD-metalloendopeptidase family protein, which translates to MRSHKTSILIINTEGKRNKTLLVPTRILLHWKKYAAVAVLVVLCLIAVLGVTVFHKTSKIYQHEIAKADKIKSLVDVPKAQQTFQSIDESIFRINELLKSRGLVQMEVENLGGPENVEVVKINELADFYREQLDNLEKTLKNVPIGNPTPSDKIISSYGYRRNPFTGRGAEYHSGIDIKGERGTPVKTTANGKVEVAGWYGGYGKCVIVKHENKLKTLYGHLSEITVREGDEIESGQVIGRLGSTGRSSGPHLHYEIIKDDEKVNPGDYINFHE; encoded by the coding sequence ATGCGTAGTCACAAAACATCCATTCTGATTATCAATACCGAGGGAAAAAGAAACAAAACCCTTCTTGTTCCAACCAGGATACTTCTGCACTGGAAAAAATACGCAGCCGTAGCGGTGCTTGTGGTGCTTTGCCTCATTGCCGTCCTGGGGGTGACGGTGTTTCACAAAACAAGCAAGATTTACCAACATGAGATCGCCAAGGCAGACAAGATCAAGAGCCTCGTTGACGTCCCCAAAGCGCAACAGACCTTCCAGTCGATCGATGAAAGTATTTTCCGTATAAACGAACTGCTGAAATCGAGGGGGCTGGTCCAGATGGAGGTTGAGAACCTGGGCGGCCCGGAAAACGTAGAAGTGGTAAAAATAAACGAGCTGGCGGACTTTTACAGGGAGCAGCTCGATAACCTGGAGAAGACACTGAAGAATGTTCCCATCGGGAACCCCACCCCATCCGACAAGATCATTTCATCCTACGGTTACAGGAGGAACCCGTTCACCGGCCGCGGTGCAGAGTATCATTCCGGGATCGACATCAAGGGCGAAAGGGGTACTCCGGTTAAAACAACGGCAAACGGCAAGGTAGAAGTTGCGGGATGGTACGGAGGATACGGAAAATGCGTGATTGTAAAACACGAAAACAAGCTGAAAACGCTGTACGGCCATTTATCGGAGATAACCGTCCGCGAAGGCGATGAGATAGAGAGCGGACAGGTTATCGGCAGACTCGGGAGCACGGGGCGAAGCTCAGGCCCCCACCTGCATTACGAGATCATAAAAGACGACGAGAAAGTGAACCCGGGCGACTACATTAATTTTCACGAATGA
- a CDS encoding polymer-forming cytoskeletal protein translates to MRNSKSKSKSDHSIESQPIDTVIGTDILFKGDIRGESIIRVDGTVEGNLSLSKGIVVGEKAKVTGNLKSDRIIIYGSISGDIECKELNIKSSGTVNGNIQADNVEIEMGGKYNGNLSMQPSPPPSSAKDKENR, encoded by the coding sequence ATGAGAAACAGTAAAAGCAAAAGCAAAAGCGATCATTCCATTGAGTCACAACCGATAGACACGGTGATTGGCACGGATATCCTGTTCAAGGGAGACATACGGGGGGAAAGCATCATCCGCGTCGATGGAACCGTGGAGGGCAACCTCTCCCTGTCGAAAGGCATTGTTGTTGGGGAAAAAGCCAAGGTGACCGGGAACCTGAAAAGCGACCGCATCATCATCTACGGAAGCATTTCCGGCGACATCGAATGCAAAGAGTTGAACATCAAAAGCTCGGGAACCGTGAACGGCAACATCCAGGCAGACAATGTTGAAATAGAAATGGGAGGAAAGTACAACGGAAATCTATCCATGCAACCCTCTCCCCCCCCTTCATCGGCAAAAGACAAAGAAAACCGCTGA
- the lepA gene encoding translation elongation factor 4, which translates to MKNIRNFCIIAHIDHGKSTLADRLLEFTKTIDSKDLQAQVLDSMDLERERGITIKSTAVQMIYEYGGEKYTLNLIDTPGHVDFSYEVSRSIAACEGALLIVDAAQGIQAQTISNVYMAIEHDLEIIPIINKIDLESAMPDEVEDQIVELLGCPRTDILRASGKTGVGIEEILAAVIERVPAPTGDPDAPLQALIFDSVFNPFRGIIAYFKIMNGSIAKGDLVKFVNTGKEYDADEVGILRLGMDPRQRVECGNVGYIISGIKTSKEVKVGDTITHVKNPCDKAIAGFEEVKPMVFAGVYPIESEEFENLRASLEKLQLNDASLTFQPESSVALGFGFRCGFLGLLHMEIIQERLEREFDMDVITTVPNVSYKVYDKKGNMKEVHNPAGLPDPTLIDHIDEPYIRSSIITSTTYIGPIMTLCLGKRGILIKQEYISGDRVEIIFDLPLGEIVIDFYDKLKSISKGYASFDYHIHDFRPSKLVKLDILLNGEPVDALSTLTHADNAQSFGRRMCEKLKELIPRQQFDIAIQAAIGAKIIARETVKAVRKDVTAKCYGGDISRKRKLLEKQKEGKKRMKQVGNVEVPQKAFLAVLKLD; encoded by the coding sequence ATGAAGAATATACGTAATTTTTGTATCATCGCTCATATCGATCACGGGAAAAGTACCCTGGCCGACCGGTTGCTCGAGTTTACCAAAACCATCGATAGCAAGGACCTGCAGGCGCAGGTGCTCGACAGCATGGATTTGGAACGCGAGCGCGGCATCACGATAAAGAGTACCGCCGTTCAGATGATTTACGAGTATGGTGGTGAAAAATATACATTGAACCTGATTGATACTCCGGGACACGTGGACTTTTCGTACGAGGTGTCCCGATCCATCGCCGCCTGCGAAGGCGCTTTGCTCATTGTGGACGCTGCCCAGGGAATCCAGGCGCAAACCATCTCCAACGTCTACATGGCCATTGAGCATGATCTGGAGATTATTCCCATCATCAATAAGATTGACCTGGAGAGTGCAATGCCCGATGAGGTGGAAGATCAGATCGTGGAGTTGCTCGGCTGCCCGCGTACCGATATCCTTCGCGCAAGCGGAAAAACGGGAGTCGGCATTGAAGAGATTCTGGCGGCCGTTATCGAACGTGTTCCCGCGCCAACAGGCGACCCCGATGCTCCACTACAGGCTTTGATCTTCGATTCGGTTTTTAATCCGTTCCGGGGAATCATTGCGTACTTCAAAATCATGAACGGCAGCATTGCCAAAGGTGACCTGGTGAAGTTCGTAAATACCGGGAAAGAGTACGATGCCGACGAGGTGGGTATCCTTCGCCTTGGCATGGACCCCCGCCAGCGGGTTGAATGCGGCAACGTGGGGTATATCATCTCGGGAATTAAAACGTCGAAAGAGGTAAAGGTGGGGGACACCATCACGCACGTGAAGAACCCCTGCGACAAAGCCATCGCCGGCTTCGAAGAGGTGAAGCCAATGGTTTTTGCCGGTGTTTACCCCATCGAAAGCGAGGAGTTTGAAAACTTGCGGGCATCGCTGGAAAAGTTGCAGCTGAATGATGCTTCGCTCACTTTCCAACCCGAATCGTCGGTGGCCCTGGGATTCGGTTTCCGCTGCGGTTTTCTCGGATTGCTGCACATGGAAATCATTCAGGAGCGGCTGGAGCGCGAGTTCGATATGGACGTGATCACCACCGTTCCCAACGTTTCGTACAAGGTGTACGACAAGAAAGGCAACATGAAGGAGGTGCACAACCCCGCCGGATTGCCCGATCCCACACTGATCGACCATATCGACGAGCCTTATATCCGTTCGTCCATCATTACAAGCACGACATACATCGGCCCGATCATGACCCTGTGCCTGGGCAAGCGGGGTATCCTCATCAAGCAGGAGTACATTTCGGGAGACCGGGTGGAGATTATTTTCGACTTGCCGCTGGGAGAGATCGTTATCGATTTTTACGATAAGCTGAAGAGCATCTCCAAAGGGTATGCATCGTTCGATTACCACATCCACGATTTCCGGCCTTCGAAACTGGTGAAGCTCGATATCCTGCTCAACGGAGAGCCGGTGGATGCACTTTCCACACTCACCCATGCCGACAACGCACAATCTTTCGGACGCAGGATGTGTGAGAAGCTGAAAGAACTGATCCCCCGACAGCAGTTCGATATCGCCATACAGGCGGCGATCGGGGCCAAGATTATTGCCAGGGAGACTGTAAAGGCAGTCCGGAAAGATGTAACGGCCAAGTGCTACGGTGGGGACATCTCCCGTAAGCGCAAGCTGCTCGAAAAACAAAAGGAAGGGAAGAAGCGCATGAAGCAGGTAGGTAACGTGGAAGTTCCGCAAAAAGCGTTTTTAGCGGTACTGAAGCTCGACTGA
- the asnS gene encoding asparagine--tRNA ligase, with translation MKQLKRTTIADALKSAQTGTEVNVKGWVRTRRGNKNVSFVALNDGTTINNIQVVIDIAQFGEEYLKPITTGACLNVNGKLVESQGQGQSVEIQATGIEIYGTADPATYPLQKKGHSLEFLREIAYLRPRTNTFGAIFRMRHHMSYAIHKFFNDRGFYYFHTPVITASDAEGAGSMFEVTTLDMNNVPRTEERKIDYSQDFFGRQTNLTVSGQLEGELGAMALGAIYTFGPTFRAENSNTPRHLAEFWMIEPEVAFNDNTDNMNLAEDFLKYLIRYALDNCMEDIEFLAKMYDNELIDRLNFVVNNDFVRLTYTEGVKILEESGHSFEFPVYWGADLQSEHERYLVEKHFKCPVILTDYPKEIKSFYMKQNDDGKTVRAMDVLFPKIGEIIGGSEREENYDKLMQRVKEIDMHIDPIWWYLEIRKFGTAPHAGFGLGFERLMLFVTGMTNIRDVIPFPRTPNNADF, from the coding sequence ATGAAACAACTGAAAAGAACAACGATTGCCGATGCGTTAAAATCGGCGCAAACCGGAACAGAAGTAAACGTAAAGGGATGGGTGCGTACCCGCCGCGGAAATAAAAATGTGAGCTTTGTAGCGTTAAATGATGGGACGACCATAAATAATATACAGGTAGTCATAGATATAGCCCAGTTTGGTGAAGAGTATCTTAAACCCATCACCACCGGGGCCTGCCTGAATGTGAACGGCAAGCTGGTGGAATCGCAGGGACAGGGACAGTCTGTGGAGATCCAGGCAACCGGGATCGAAATCTACGGAACGGCAGATCCGGCAACGTATCCGCTGCAGAAGAAGGGCCATTCACTGGAGTTCCTGCGGGAGATCGCTTACCTGCGCCCGAGGACAAACACGTTTGGAGCTATTTTCCGTATGCGTCACCACATGTCGTATGCCATTCACAAGTTCTTCAACGACCGGGGATTCTACTATTTCCACACGCCCGTCATTACGGCTTCCGATGCCGAGGGTGCCGGCTCCATGTTCGAGGTGACCACACTGGATATGAACAATGTGCCCAGGACGGAGGAAAGAAAAATTGATTATTCGCAGGATTTCTTCGGCAGGCAAACGAACCTGACGGTTTCCGGACAGCTCGAAGGCGAGCTCGGTGCGATGGCGCTCGGTGCCATTTATACGTTTGGGCCCACTTTCCGTGCCGAAAACTCCAATACGCCGCGCCACCTGGCCGAGTTCTGGATGATTGAACCCGAAGTGGCGTTCAACGACAATACCGATAACATGAACCTGGCGGAGGATTTCCTGAAATACCTTATCCGGTACGCGCTGGATAACTGCATGGAAGATATCGAGTTTCTGGCAAAGATGTATGACAATGAGCTGATAGACCGCCTGAACTTTGTGGTGAACAACGATTTTGTACGCCTTACCTACACCGAGGGTGTGAAGATCCTCGAAGAATCGGGCCACTCCTTTGAGTTTCCCGTGTACTGGGGAGCCGACCTGCAGTCGGAGCACGAACGTTACCTGGTGGAAAAACATTTCAAGTGCCCGGTGATCCTTACCGATTATCCCAAGGAGATAAAATCGTTCTACATGAAACAGAACGATGACGGTAAAACTGTCCGGGCCATGGATGTCCTTTTCCCGAAAATAGGTGAGATCATCGGCGGGTCTGAACGTGAAGAGAACTACGACAAGCTCATGCAGCGTGTAAAAGAAATAGACATGCACATCGACCCGATCTGGTGGTACCTGGAGATCCGTAAATTCGGCACGGCACCGCACGCCGGCTTTGGCCTCGGCTTTGAAAGGCTGATGCTTTTCGTTACCGGCATGACAAACATCCGCGACGTGATCCCGTTCCCGAGAACACCCAATAACGCAGATTTTTAA
- a CDS encoding rRNA pseudouridine synthase gives MATNNNDSRPSRSYGNANNERHSSSNRNYNVERRPQREDGNYRPSYEENYNRNYESNPNSPEGSKKRRPRVGERVSSGAHGGGGERNYNAYGNAPGRPRNAQPVNQGPKKLVKKKKIFKQIKYKENADPTAPIRLNKYLANAGVCSRREADEFIQAGVVKVNGEVVTELGTKITRADEVMFNDQVVSLESKVYVLLNKPKGFVTTTDDPENRKTVMDLVKAACKERIYPVGRLDRATTGVLLLTNDGDLASKLTHPKYEKRKIYQVWLDKPVAMEHMQAIADGIELEDGEIHADAISYVTEEDLSQIGIEIHSGKNRVVRRIFEKLGYRVLKLDRVYFAGLTKKNLSRGKWRYLSEKEVNMLRMGAFD, from the coding sequence ATGGCAACGAACAACAACGATTCGCGACCCAGCCGGAGTTATGGCAACGCGAACAATGAGAGACACTCTTCTTCAAACAGAAATTACAACGTAGAAAGAAGACCACAGCGGGAAGATGGCAACTATCGCCCATCGTATGAAGAAAATTACAACAGAAACTATGAAAGCAACCCCAATAGCCCTGAAGGTAGCAAAAAACGCCGTCCGAGAGTGGGGGAGAGAGTCTCTTCGGGTGCCCATGGCGGAGGAGGTGAAAGAAATTATAACGCTTACGGCAACGCGCCGGGAAGGCCCCGTAACGCACAACCTGTAAACCAGGGACCGAAAAAGCTGGTGAAGAAGAAGAAAATCTTCAAGCAGATCAAATACAAGGAAAATGCCGATCCAACGGCACCGATCCGTCTCAACAAATACCTGGCCAATGCCGGAGTTTGCTCGCGCCGTGAGGCCGATGAGTTTATCCAGGCCGGAGTTGTGAAGGTGAACGGCGAGGTGGTTACCGAGCTGGGCACAAAGATCACCCGTGCCGACGAGGTGATGTTCAACGACCAGGTAGTATCGCTGGAAAGCAAGGTTTACGTGCTGCTGAACAAACCCAAGGGTTTTGTCACCACTACCGATGATCCCGAGAACCGGAAAACGGTCATGGACCTGGTGAAAGCTGCCTGCAAAGAGCGGATTTATCCTGTTGGCCGCCTCGACAGGGCTACCACCGGAGTACTGCTGCTGACAAACGACGGCGACCTGGCATCAAAGCTGACCCACCCCAAGTACGAGAAACGGAAAATCTACCAGGTATGGTTGGATAAACCAGTGGCTATGGAGCATATGCAAGCTATCGCCGACGGTATTGAACTGGAGGACGGTGAAATCCATGCTGACGCCATCAGCTACGTTACCGAAGAGGACCTGAGCCAGATAGGCATCGAGATCCACTCGGGAAAAAACCGCGTTGTACGCCGTATTTTTGAAAAGCTGGGTTACCGGGTGCTGAAGCTCGATCGGGTGTACTTTGCCGGACTGACAAAGAAAAACCTGTCGCGCGGAAAATGGCGTTACTTGTCGGAAAAAGAGGTGAACATGCTGAGGATGGGTGCATTTGATTAG
- the purB gene encoding adenylosuccinate lyase: MKLDELSAISPIDGRYRDKTRELALYFSEYALIKYRTQVEVEYFIALCELGISPLDKVEKPVFGVLRKMAEDFSEQDAQRIKEIEKITNHDVKAVEYFLKEKFDELHLDAFKEFIHFGLTSQDINNTATPMMWKEALQNTYIPQLEELTALIGKFAEEWKEVPMLARTHGQPASPTRLGKEIQVFEYRLRNQTEVLKRIPAKAKFGGATGNFNAHRVAYPHIDWKEFANSFLSNKLGLVREEYTTQISNYDALAASCDALKRINTILIDFTRDVWQYISMEYFKQRIREGEVGSSAMPHKVNPIDFENAEGNLGIANAWLEHLAAKLPISRLQRDLTDSTVIRNIGMPLAHGLIAIKSTTKGLHKLLLNEEAIERDLENNWAVVAEGIQTILRREGYPKPYEALKALTRTNRHITKESISDFIDTLEVNEEIKKELKAISPKNYTGI, encoded by the coding sequence ATGAAACTCGACGAACTTTCCGCCATATCTCCTATTGACGGACGATACAGGGATAAAACCCGCGAATTGGCTCTTTATTTCTCGGAATATGCACTGATAAAATACCGCACGCAAGTGGAGGTGGAATATTTTATTGCACTTTGTGAACTGGGCATCTCCCCGCTTGATAAAGTGGAAAAGCCCGTTTTCGGTGTGCTGAGGAAAATGGCGGAAGACTTTTCGGAACAGGACGCGCAACGGATCAAGGAGATAGAGAAGATTACCAACCACGACGTTAAGGCAGTGGAATATTTCTTGAAAGAGAAATTCGACGAGCTGCACCTTGATGCATTCAAGGAGTTCATCCATTTCGGGCTCACCTCGCAGGACATCAACAATACGGCTACGCCGATGATGTGGAAAGAGGCGCTACAGAACACGTACATCCCGCAACTGGAGGAGCTGACCGCACTGATCGGCAAGTTTGCCGAAGAGTGGAAAGAGGTGCCCATGCTGGCACGCACACACGGGCAACCGGCATCGCCTACACGGCTGGGAAAGGAAATACAAGTTTTTGAATATCGGCTGAGGAACCAGACCGAAGTGCTGAAACGGATCCCGGCGAAAGCGAAGTTCGGCGGCGCGACAGGGAACTTCAACGCTCATCGGGTGGCTTATCCGCACATCGACTGGAAAGAGTTTGCAAACAGTTTCCTGTCGAACAAGCTGGGACTGGTACGCGAGGAGTATACCACACAGATATCCAATTACGATGCGCTGGCGGCCTCCTGCGACGCCCTGAAGCGGATTAACACCATCCTTATCGATTTCACACGCGATGTGTGGCAGTATATATCGATGGAATATTTTAAACAACGTATCCGGGAAGGGGAAGTGGGCTCATCGGCCATGCCGCATAAGGTAAATCCCATCGATTTTGAAAATGCCGAAGGGAACCTGGGGATTGCCAATGCATGGCTGGAACACCTGGCGGCTAAACTCCCGATTTCGAGGCTGCAGCGGGACCTGACCGACTCAACGGTGATCCGCAACATCGGAATGCCACTGGCGCACGGATTAATTGCGATAAAAAGCACAACAAAAGGGCTGCATAAATTGTTGTTAAATGAGGAGGCGATAGAGCGGGATCTGGAAAACAATTGGGCAGTGGTGGCAGAAGGGATTCAAACCATCCTGCGCCGGGAAGGCTATCCAAAACCTTATGAGGCACTGAAAGCGTTGACGCGCACAAACCGGCACATAACGAAAGAAAGCATTTCGGACTTCATCGATACGTTGGAGGTAAACGAAGAAATAAAAAAAGAACTCAAGGCGATTTCGCCAAAAAACTATACAGGTATTTGA